A stretch of Terriglobia bacterium DNA encodes these proteins:
- the hybB gene encoding Ni/Fe-hydrogenase cytochrome b subunit, which produces MNRVRRLKFVLWSLLGLAASVAVPRFLLGLGSSTNLSDGNPWGIWVGFDVMGGVALAAGGFIVTATVYIFKLDRFHAVVRPAVLTAFLGYAAVAISLLFDLGLPWNIWHMMVFWNPHSALFEVGWCVMLYLAVLALEFFPVPAEDFPRMAKVRAVLVKARLPLVIVGIGLSTLHQSSLGSLFLIMPSRLHALWYSPILPILFLISAIALGLSMVMFESHVTAYLYRRKPEAEVLASFAGACRWVLLVYLAARFGDLLVRRQAGELFSSNWRSAMFWFEIAAMAIVPIALFWNSRLRQSRAGQWATASLVVFGVVLNRVDVGGVAHLRPDGAFYLPAWTEVAISVGVVSAAVLAFLFMVERFKVWEQRPADPEQDPLKLPELDPIGDTWLGVPGLAARTTYSMAFIVAAALGFAFMHVQAAEIRGLEPTPVHQARGGRDILWIDGNLDGFGVTFKHVEHEKREGAKQSCVKCHHMNLPRDEGTACARCHRDMYLPSDSFRHDWHASPSGGRVACYQCHARGQARTAATAVACDKCHKNLVPSGATIKVKQYLSVAYTEAMHRLCIGCHVKKAKENNKPEMPRCDWCHKDKREVIDSREIVLRRRGLTAINVVLPPPDSGSK; this is translated from the coding sequence ATGAATAGGGTTCGCAGGCTGAAATTCGTGCTTTGGTCGCTGCTCGGCCTGGCGGCATCGGTCGCAGTGCCACGTTTCTTGTTGGGGCTGGGCAGCAGCACCAATCTTTCCGACGGCAATCCCTGGGGCATCTGGGTTGGGTTCGACGTGATGGGCGGAGTAGCGTTGGCGGCCGGCGGATTCATCGTGACCGCGACGGTGTACATTTTCAAGCTAGATCGTTTTCATGCCGTGGTGCGCCCCGCGGTGCTCACCGCTTTTCTCGGCTATGCGGCGGTGGCGATCTCGCTGCTTTTCGATCTCGGCCTGCCATGGAACATCTGGCACATGATGGTGTTCTGGAATCCGCACTCGGCGCTGTTCGAGGTTGGCTGGTGCGTCATGCTTTACCTGGCGGTGTTAGCGCTGGAATTCTTCCCCGTCCCAGCCGAGGACTTTCCGCGCATGGCGAAGGTACGCGCGGTGCTGGTCAAAGCTCGCTTGCCCTTGGTCATCGTCGGCATCGGGCTATCCACGCTGCACCAGTCCTCCCTCGGGTCGCTGTTCCTGATCATGCCCTCGCGGTTGCACGCCCTGTGGTACTCGCCGATTCTGCCGATTCTCTTTCTCATCTCGGCCATCGCCCTCGGACTCTCTATGGTGATGTTCGAGAGCCACGTAACGGCGTACCTGTACCGCCGCAAGCCCGAGGCCGAAGTCCTGGCTTCTTTCGCCGGCGCCTGCCGCTGGGTGTTGCTGGTCTATCTCGCAGCGCGATTTGGAGACTTGCTGGTTCGCCGCCAAGCTGGAGAACTCTTCAGCTCGAACTGGCGGTCCGCAATGTTCTGGTTCGAAATTGCGGCGATGGCGATCGTGCCCATCGCACTGTTCTGGAACTCACGCCTGCGGCAGAGCCGTGCGGGGCAGTGGGCAACAGCATCGCTGGTTGTGTTCGGCGTGGTTCTGAACCGAGTCGACGTCGGCGGTGTGGCACACCTGAGACCGGATGGCGCCTTCTACTTGCCCGCTTGGACAGAAGTGGCCATCAGCGTGGGCGTGGTCTCCGCCGCCGTTTTGGCCTTCCTATTCATGGTCGAACGCTTCAAGGTGTGGGAACAGCGTCCTGCCGATCCCGAGCAGGATCCGCTGAAGCTGCCTGAATTGGACCCGATCGGCGACACCTGGCTGGGAGTTCCGGGCCTGGCTGCCCGCACCACGTATTCGATGGCGTTCATTGTCGCCGCGGCTTTGGGATTCGCTTTCATGCATGTTCAGGCGGCGGAGATCCGAGGCCTGGAGCCAACTCCTGTTCACCAGGCCCGGGGCGGGCGGGACATCCTCTGGATTGATGGAAACCTGGATGGTTTCGGGGTCACGTTCAAGCACGTGGAGCACGAGAAACGGGAGGGCGCCAAACAATCGTGCGTGAAGTGCCACCACATGAATCTTCCCAGGGACGAGGGGACTGCGTGTGCGCGCTGCCATCGCGACATGTACCTGCCGAGCGACTCATTCCGGCACGACTGGCACGCCTCGCCCTCGGGAGGACGAGTGGCGTGTTACCAGTGTCACGCACGGGGACAGGCGCGCACGGCGGCCACCGCCGTCGCCTGCGACAAATGCCACAAGAACCTGGTCCCCTCCGGCGCTACCATTAAGGTGAAGCAATACCTGAGCGTTGCATATACGGAGGCGATGCACCGGCTTTGTATCGGATGTCACGTCAAGAAGGCGAAGGAGAACAACAAACCCGAGATGCCGCGCTGCGACTGGTGCCATAAGGACAAGCGTGAGGTCATTGATTCCCGCGAGATCGTTCTCCGCCGCCGTGGCTTGACCGCAATCAACGTCGTGCTGCCACCTCCAGACTCAGGGAGCAAATGA